The nucleotide window ATAGATGAATAAGAAAATAGAAGCCAAAGTACTTCTTTCCATGAGATGGAAGACTGTCTCTATGTTCTTTTTTAGTGACAGCTGTTGCAGCCCGCCACAATAGTCTTTCCGTTCTAGGGACCCTTGGGCTCATCATCCACTCATGAATAAACGAGCGTATAGCTCTGTAATTGTTGCCAATGAACAACGAATCAGTCTGATAATCACAGGTACCTAGAACTTAGCCACTGACACACCTTTGTTCATTCGCACCAAGTCTTATCCGTATCTAGTGGTTGGTGTGTCTGTTGCTTAGGATTTCCGAATAGTATCACGAACTACACTAACAAATTTGCTTCCCCGTTACAAACCCAACAGCTGACTACCAGATTCAAGCTTTACTATCACACAGAAGCTTTTGTCATATACAATCAACGGCTTGTTGTAGGCATATGACCCGGAAACTACGGGCTTGGCCTGACCACCACGCGATGGAGCATCTTCACCACAGGTAGCTCATTTCAGGGCAACCCTGACATCATCTCAGCAACCTAACCTCAGTACAAACTCCCTGCCAAATTCCAAACACCAATTTTGCGCCTCTTTATCCTAATTTGGGCTCGTAATCGTTCCCTGGAGGTCAGACTCTGGCTTACACCATCCTCGTTTGCTAACATGATACTAGCTTCTTTGAGTAGTATTGAATCCTGCATCACACCAAGAGGGTCTCGTTTTACAGGCACTCTTATCAAACATCCCGTCACATTGGTGTGGATGCAACGGCAGCGAACCACACATTCAACATCTTATAGTCGAGTGCGTAAGCTCTGTCGTTACGCTATCAGTCTCTTGCTCACTCTCTATTCAGGGGTATAAATGGAGCTTTCTATCGTTCAACTGCTGCCAACCCAAAAGCAattctcatcctccatcATATTCTCAATACGATTGCCTGCCTTGTTTGATACCAAACACAAGATGGGCGAATTCGTCAACAGCGAGCCTGACCTGGGCACCATCAAACCTTCATTCACCTCTTCATCCGAACCTGAGAATCCTCGATCAAAGTCCCTCATCCAGGCTCTATCCTTGGAGTCCCATATCGAGGGGGGCTACTTCCGCCAAACCGATACAAATCCTACTACCATTCCTTCACCGTATTCATCCGAAGCTCTCTCCCGCGAAACTCTGGCTCTTTCGGGTCCTGCTCGTGAAGGTTATAGGGCGGATACACGACGTCTCTCTACCACCATTTACTACCTACTAACCCCACGCCATGGTCAGGGGAACTTCCATCGCAACCGCAGCCGTGTTATTCATACCTTGCATCGTGGACGGGGACGCTATGTACTCATCCACCCTGATGGGCGCATCGAGTCCTTTATTGTCGGCAATGCGGTTGAACGAGGCGAGCGTATACAATGGATCGTCGAAGGTGATGTCTGGAAGGCAAGTTACTTGCTCCCCAACGAGCCAGATACCGGCAATGAGTCAAATAGGGGGGAAACTGAGGGCCTGCTGATCTCAGAGACGGTTGTCCCTGGCTTTGAATACCACGACCATGCATTCCTCACTCAACAAGGAATTCGTGAACTACTCAACGAAGAGCAAGCCCGCGAACTGGACTGGCTCGTGAGAAGATCGGAGTAAATGTTTGAGGGCAATGATA belongs to Fusarium oxysporum Fo47 chromosome V, complete sequence and includes:
- a CDS encoding RmlC-like cupin domain-containing protein — translated: MGEFVNSEPDLGTIKPSFTSSSEPENPRSKSLIQALSLESHIEGGYFRQTDTNPTTIPSPYSSEALSRETLALSGPAREGYRADTRRLSTTIYYLLTPRHGQGNFHRNRSRVIHTLHRGRGRYVLIHPDGRIESFIVGNAVERGERIQWIVEGDVWKASYLLPNEPDTGNESNRGETEGLLISETVVPGFEYHDHAFLTQQGIRELLNEEQARELDWLVRRSE